Proteins from one Telopea speciosissima isolate NSW1024214 ecotype Mountain lineage chromosome 1, Tspe_v1, whole genome shotgun sequence genomic window:
- the LOC122665978 gene encoding type IV inositol polyphosphate 5-phosphatase 3 isoform X1 translates to MKQTQKKQAELLWPRVILNKWLNISSSGNNFSADTDEGDNSSDSEDEEFFRWGQDSFFGDKKGERNGASETLPKRRRRNSETLRAQYINTKELRISVGTWNVGGKFPPDDLDISEWLEMDEPADMYVIGLQEIVPLNAGNIFGAEDSRPVPKWENIIRETLNRIQQEKPKYKCYSDPPSPSRFKPSDDVPDIEDEFLVETDSDRDEQVYPLDEESNGSDEVKDATTTSENEFVRSEASNTTENADTISSRERDLQRQFSSSKRLDRLNCFRAEESMENPESSVPQQKGILSKTLSGTERIGLSWPEPPMDLLAKHVLERPNSFKSVKSFKASKSFKTSYSFKSSTCGDCRGASETALLTNIDLETIIRRKRSPFVRIISKKMVGIFLSIWVRRSLRRHIRNVKVSTVGVGVMGYIGNKGSVSVSMSIYQTHFCFICTHLTSGEKDGDEHKRNADVQEIHRRTHFNPVSGMGFPKTILDHERVIWLGDLNYRINLSYEKTRELISKNEWSKLIEQDQLIRELRKGQAFDGWSEGTLNFPPTYKYEFNSEKYCGEDPKAGRRNPAWCDRILSFGNGMKLLNYKRVEHTLSDHRPVTAIYMAEVEIFCHRKLQRALTFTDAELEVEVIIADMGLDDGM, encoded by the exons ATGAAGCAGACCCAGAAAAAACAAGCAGAG CTCCTTTGGCCGAGAGTTATCCTGAACAAATGGCTCAACATCAGCTCCAGCGGAAACAATTTCAGTGCGGATACCGACGAAGGTGACAACAGCTCTGATTCTGAGGATGAAG AATTTTTTCGTTGGGGACAAGATTCGTTCTTTGGAGACAAAAAAGGTGAGCGCAATG GAGCCTCTGAAACTCTTCCCAAGAGGAGGAGACGGAATTCAGAAACCCTTCGAGCTCAATACATAAACACCAAAGAACTCAG GATTTCTGTAGGGACATGGAACGTAGGGGGTAAATTTCCTCCTGATGATCTAGACATCTCAGAGTGGCTAGAAATGGATGAGCCTGCCGATATGTATGTGATCGG TCTTCAGGAGATTGTCCCATTAAATGCAGGAAATATCTTTGGTGCTGAGGACAGCCGTCCTGTTCCAAAATGGGAAAATATTATTCGTGAAACACTGAACAGAATTCAACAAGAGAAGCCAAAGTATAAATGCTACAGTGATCCTCCTTCACCATCTAGGTTCAAGCCATCAGATGATGTCCCTGATATCGAAGATGAATTCCTTGTTGAAACTGATAGTGATAGAGATGAGCAAGTATATCCATTGGATGAAGAATCCAATGGTTCTGATGAAGTCAAGGATGCAACCACCACAAGTGAGAATGAGTTTGTACGATCTGAAGCTTCAAACACCACTGAAAATGCAGATACAATCTCATCAAGAGAACGTGATTTACAGAGACAGTTTTCTTCCTCAAAGAGATTAGATAGGTTAAATTGCTTTAGGGCAGAGGAGTCCATGGAAAATCCAGAGTCATCAGTTCCCCAACAGAAAGGCATATTATCTAAAACACTTAGTGGGACAGAGAGGATTGGTTTGAGTTGGCCTGAGCCACCAATGGACTTGCTGGCTAAGCATGTTTTAGAGAGACCCAATTCCTTCAAATCAGTCAAGTCCTTCAAAGCATCTAAGTCTTTCAAAACATCTTATTCCTTCAAGTCATCTACTTGTGGGGATTGTAGAGGAGCATCAGAAACAGCTTTGCTAACCAATATTGACCTGGAAACCATCATACGCCGCAAAAGGTCACCTTTTGTAAGAATAATTAGTAAGAAAATGGTTGGGATTTTCCTTTCTATATGGGTTCGTAGAAGCTTGCGTAGACATATTCGGAACGTGAAAGTGTCTACCGTTGGTGTTGGTGTTATGGGCTACATCGGTAATAAG GGATCAGTATCAGTGAGCATGTCTATATATCAGACACATTTTTGCTTTATCTGTACTCATCTAACATCAGGTGAGAAGGATGGGGATGAACATAAAAGGAATGCTGATGTGCAAGAAATACATCGTAGGACACATTTCAATCCAGTTTCTGGTATGGGATTCCCGAAGACCATCCTTGACCATGA AAGAGTTATCTGGTTGGGGGACCTAAATTATCGTATCAACTTATCATATGAGAAGACACGAGAACTCATATCCAAAAACGAATGGTCCAAGTTGATTGAGCAGGACCAG CTCATACGAGAATTGAGAAAAGGTCAAGCATTTGATGGATGGTCCGAAGGTACTCTAAATTTTCCACCAACATACAAGTATGAGTTTAATTCGGAGAAGTATTGTGGGGAGGATCCAAAAGCTGGGAGGCGTAATCCAGCATG GTGTGACCGCATCCTTTCATTTGGAAATGGAATGAAGCTGTTGAACTATAAGAGGGTTGAGCATACGCTTTCTGATCACCGACCTGTGACTGCCATCTACATGGCTGAGGTTGAGATCTTTTGTCACAGGAAGCTCCAAAGGGCTCTTACATTCACAGATGCAGAGCTGGAAGTTGAAGTTATTATAGCAGATATGGGACTTGATGATGGTATGTGA
- the LOC122665978 gene encoding type IV inositol polyphosphate 5-phosphatase 3 isoform X2, which translates to MKQTQKKQAELLWPRVILNKWLNISSSGNNFSADTDEGDNSSDSEDEEFFRWGQDSFFGDKKGERNGASETLPKRRRRNSETLRAQYINTKELRISVGTWNVGGKFPPDDLDISEWLEMDEPADILQEIVPLNAGNIFGAEDSRPVPKWENIIRETLNRIQQEKPKYKCYSDPPSPSRFKPSDDVPDIEDEFLVETDSDRDEQVYPLDEESNGSDEVKDATTTSENEFVRSEASNTTENADTISSRERDLQRQFSSSKRLDRLNCFRAEESMENPESSVPQQKGILSKTLSGTERIGLSWPEPPMDLLAKHVLERPNSFKSVKSFKASKSFKTSYSFKSSTCGDCRGASETALLTNIDLETIIRRKRSPFVRIISKKMVGIFLSIWVRRSLRRHIRNVKVSTVGVGVMGYIGNKGSVSVSMSIYQTHFCFICTHLTSGEKDGDEHKRNADVQEIHRRTHFNPVSGMGFPKTILDHERVIWLGDLNYRINLSYEKTRELISKNEWSKLIEQDQLIRELRKGQAFDGWSEGTLNFPPTYKYEFNSEKYCGEDPKAGRRNPAWCDRILSFGNGMKLLNYKRVEHTLSDHRPVTAIYMAEVEIFCHRKLQRALTFTDAELEVEVIIADMGLDDGM; encoded by the exons ATGAAGCAGACCCAGAAAAAACAAGCAGAG CTCCTTTGGCCGAGAGTTATCCTGAACAAATGGCTCAACATCAGCTCCAGCGGAAACAATTTCAGTGCGGATACCGACGAAGGTGACAACAGCTCTGATTCTGAGGATGAAG AATTTTTTCGTTGGGGACAAGATTCGTTCTTTGGAGACAAAAAAGGTGAGCGCAATG GAGCCTCTGAAACTCTTCCCAAGAGGAGGAGACGGAATTCAGAAACCCTTCGAGCTCAATACATAAACACCAAAGAACTCAG GATTTCTGTAGGGACATGGAACGTAGGGGGTAAATTTCCTCCTGATGATCTAGACATCTCAGAGTGGCTAGAAATGGATGAGCCTGCCGATAT TCTTCAGGAGATTGTCCCATTAAATGCAGGAAATATCTTTGGTGCTGAGGACAGCCGTCCTGTTCCAAAATGGGAAAATATTATTCGTGAAACACTGAACAGAATTCAACAAGAGAAGCCAAAGTATAAATGCTACAGTGATCCTCCTTCACCATCTAGGTTCAAGCCATCAGATGATGTCCCTGATATCGAAGATGAATTCCTTGTTGAAACTGATAGTGATAGAGATGAGCAAGTATATCCATTGGATGAAGAATCCAATGGTTCTGATGAAGTCAAGGATGCAACCACCACAAGTGAGAATGAGTTTGTACGATCTGAAGCTTCAAACACCACTGAAAATGCAGATACAATCTCATCAAGAGAACGTGATTTACAGAGACAGTTTTCTTCCTCAAAGAGATTAGATAGGTTAAATTGCTTTAGGGCAGAGGAGTCCATGGAAAATCCAGAGTCATCAGTTCCCCAACAGAAAGGCATATTATCTAAAACACTTAGTGGGACAGAGAGGATTGGTTTGAGTTGGCCTGAGCCACCAATGGACTTGCTGGCTAAGCATGTTTTAGAGAGACCCAATTCCTTCAAATCAGTCAAGTCCTTCAAAGCATCTAAGTCTTTCAAAACATCTTATTCCTTCAAGTCATCTACTTGTGGGGATTGTAGAGGAGCATCAGAAACAGCTTTGCTAACCAATATTGACCTGGAAACCATCATACGCCGCAAAAGGTCACCTTTTGTAAGAATAATTAGTAAGAAAATGGTTGGGATTTTCCTTTCTATATGGGTTCGTAGAAGCTTGCGTAGACATATTCGGAACGTGAAAGTGTCTACCGTTGGTGTTGGTGTTATGGGCTACATCGGTAATAAG GGATCAGTATCAGTGAGCATGTCTATATATCAGACACATTTTTGCTTTATCTGTACTCATCTAACATCAGGTGAGAAGGATGGGGATGAACATAAAAGGAATGCTGATGTGCAAGAAATACATCGTAGGACACATTTCAATCCAGTTTCTGGTATGGGATTCCCGAAGACCATCCTTGACCATGA AAGAGTTATCTGGTTGGGGGACCTAAATTATCGTATCAACTTATCATATGAGAAGACACGAGAACTCATATCCAAAAACGAATGGTCCAAGTTGATTGAGCAGGACCAG CTCATACGAGAATTGAGAAAAGGTCAAGCATTTGATGGATGGTCCGAAGGTACTCTAAATTTTCCACCAACATACAAGTATGAGTTTAATTCGGAGAAGTATTGTGGGGAGGATCCAAAAGCTGGGAGGCGTAATCCAGCATG GTGTGACCGCATCCTTTCATTTGGAAATGGAATGAAGCTGTTGAACTATAAGAGGGTTGAGCATACGCTTTCTGATCACCGACCTGTGACTGCCATCTACATGGCTGAGGTTGAGATCTTTTGTCACAGGAAGCTCCAAAGGGCTCTTACATTCACAGATGCAGAGCTGGAAGTTGAAGTTATTATAGCAGATATGGGACTTGATGATGGTATGTGA
- the LOC122648952 gene encoding sterol 3-beta-glucosyltransferase UGT80B1 isoform X3 — MEAKSGRSRPRAVFMAFGTKGDVYPIAAIAAAFAIDQQQYNVVLITHSAHKNLSAELATKNVSYFPISTPSVLSASQENSSGSVDFPFSLQKKLITVKHRQECLSAMERIFDDGPNMENDFIAINFFALEGWNLAELFRVRCVIAAPYVVPYSAPSSFECQFRNEFPLLYKYLQEVPTGKVCWKDVIHWMWPLFTEEWGSWRSAALNLSPCPFTDPVTDLPMWHDWPQSPLLLYGFSREVVECPGYWPSNIRVCGFWFLPTEWQFSCNNCKEISALLSSGHLRTKNEMCPQHADLEYFLKTPASVLPIFLGLSSIGSAIPYNWLFPRCALAIHHGGSGSTAEALRAGIPQVLCPFMLDQFYWAERMFWIGVAPEPLQKRYLLPDDDDLVSIRQAANGLSNAINSALSPKIKEFASEIAQRISSEDGVGKAVRFLKEEVISLSRSED, encoded by the exons ATGGAGGCAAAGAGCGGGAGGAGCAGACCTCGAGCTGTGTTCATGGCGTTTGGGACCAAAGGCGACGTTTATCCTATCGCT GCCATCGCTGCAGCTTTTGCAATTGATCAACAACAATACAATGTCGTGCTAATCACTCATTCTGCTCACAAG AATTTAAGTGCAGAGTTGGCAACAAAAAATGTTTCCTATTTCCCAATTTCGACTCCATCTGTTCTTTCTGCTAGTCAGGAAAATTCCTCTG GCTCTGTGGATTTCCCATTTTCTctgcaaaaaaaattaattacagtAAAGCATAGACAAGAATGCTTGTCTGCAATGGAAAGGATCTTTGATGATGGACCAAACATGGAGAATGATTTTATTGCGATAAATTTCTTTGCACTG GAAGGATGGAATCTTGCAGAACTGTTTCGGGTTCGCTGTGTTATTGCAGCACCTTATGTTGTACCTTACAG TGCACCTTCATCATTTGAATGCCAATTCAGAAATGAGTTTCCCCTATTGTATAAATATCTCCAAGAAGTTCCTACTGGCAAG GTGTGCTGGAAAGATGTGATACATTGGATGTGGCCACTTTTCACAGAAGAATGGGGCTCATGGAGAAGTGCTGCTTTGAATCTAAGCCCTTGTCCCTTCACG GATCCTGTAACAGATCTTCCCATGTGGCATGACTGGCCTCAATCCCCTCTGCTGCT GTATGGATTTAGCAGAGAAGTTGTGGAATGCCCAG GTTATTGGCCATCAAACATCCGAGTGTGTGGCTTTTGGTTTCTTCCCACTGAATGGCAATTTTCGTGTAACAACTGCAAAGAAATTTCAGCTCTATTGTCTTCAGGGCATCTTAGAACAAAGAATGAAATGTGTCCACAGCATGCTGATTTGGAATATTTTCTGAAGACTCCTGCCTCGGTTTTACCTATATTTTTAGGGTTAAGTTCTATTGGGAG TGCTATACCATACAACTGGCTGTTTCCAAGATGTGCGTTAGCAATTCATCATGGGGGTAG TGGATCGACTGCAGAAGCACTACGTGCAGGAATTCCACAG GTACTGTGCCCATTCATGCTGGATCAATTCTATTGGGCAGAGAGGATGTTCTGGATTGGAGTTGCACCAGAACCATTGCAAAAGAGATACTTGCTTCCAGATGATGATGATCTGGTGAGCATTAGGCAAGCTGCAAATGGGCTATCAAATGCTATAAATTCTGCTTTATCTccgaaaataaaagaatttgcATCAGAGATTGCTCAAAGAATTTCATCGGAG GATGGAGTCGGCAAAGCTGTGAGGTTCTTGAAGGAAGAGGTGATCTCTCTTAGTAGAAGTGAAGATTGA
- the LOC122643118 gene encoding putative disease resistance RPP13-like protein 3, with protein MGDIGKTTLAKKVYNCEEVKRHFDCRAWAYVSQDYGVKDVFKRLIKEVKPNLSTEELQEMEMFSEVYLEEKLRELLKDRTYLVVLDDIWDLEAWESLNRAFPDANKKGRVILATRNKKVAKESVVIHQLQTLNQTESWELFIAKAFGNDGCPANLEESGKEMVQKCDGLPLAITILAGLLRGKSPQEWFTVRDRIVQQQLMMKVEGKTNIEKIMSLSYNALPYQLKACYLYIGLFPEDYEIEAEVLIRLWIAEGFIRCERDDTLLEDVASAYLDELIDRNMLQVARKDDLGNVCSCRIHDLLREFYISKGRGENFLDYYARSASCPSSSSSSNTTMASSSSVCISRRYAIHSGIGRYDFSNNLSNSHLRTLLLFNRNRGESLQQQQLESISNIRLLRVLDLSNVDLSSSMNRLPDAFGKLIRLRYLRLCYTHAKLPSSIERLQSLQTLDLGWSPTSHWSDIAIGALSKLTQLRHLFLSVSYWNGLDREVVNNLPRIDTLTNLQTLRSVNALVWKQNEITNLINLRDLEIFGIETSDVGWLLLSIAKLNKIQSLQLQLSNNESTEKYGFPTLVPLSYCHHLRDLILWGKIERLPRKSVP; from the coding sequence ATGGGCGATATTGGGAAGACAACTCTTGCTAAGAAGGTTTACAACTGTGAAGAAGTTAAGCGCCATTTCGATTGTCGTGCTTGGGCATACGTATCGCAAGACTACGGTGTCAAAGACGTCTTCAAGCGATTAATAAAAGAAGTCAAGCCTAATCTCAGTACAGAGGAACTGCAGGAGATGGAGATGTTTAGTGAAGTATATTTGGAAGAGAAGCTTCGTGAGCTATTGAAAGATCGTACGTATTTGGTGGTACTTGATGACATATGGGACTTGGAAGCTTGGGAGAGTCTGAACAGAGCATTTCCTGATGCCAATAAGAAAGGAAGAGTAATTCTTGCTACTCGTAACAAAAAAGTTGCTAAAGAGAGTGTTGTCATTCACCAGCTACAAACTCTAAATCAAACAGAAAGCTGGGAGCTTTTTATTGCTAAAGCATTTGGCAATGATGGTTGCCCTGCAAATTTAGAGGAATCGGGGAAAGAGATGGTGCAGAAATGTGATGGTTTACCACTAGCTATAACTATATTGGCTGGTCTATTGAGAGGAAAATCGCCACAAGAGTGGTTTACAGTGAGAGACCGCATTGTCCAACAACAATTGATGATGAAAGTCGAAGGAAAAACCAACATCGAAAAGATCATGTCTTTGAGTTACAATGCTTTACCCTATCAATTGAAGGCATGTTATCTCTATATAGGCTTATTCCCGGAAGATTATGAGATTGAAGCTGAGGTATTGATTCGGTTGTGGATTGCAGAGGGTTTCATAAGGTGTGAAAGAGATGATACACTATTGGAAGATGTGGCTAGTGCATACTTGGATGAACTGATCGACAGAAATATGCTTCAAGTGGCAAGAAAAGATGACTTGGGGAACGTTTGTTCTTGTCGAATCCACGACCTTCTGCGAGAGTTCTACATTTCAAAAGGTCGAGGAGAGAACTTTTTAGATTATTATGCTCGTAGTGCCTCTTGcccctcatcatcatcatcttcaaataCGACTATGGCTTCTTCAAGTAGTGTATGCATCTCACGACGATATGCCATACATTCAGGGATTGGAAGGTATGATTTCTCCAACAACCTTTCTAACTCACACCTACGTACGCTACTGTTGTTCAACCGCAATAGAGGAGAATCTCTTCAACAACAACAGTTGGAATCCATTTCAAATATTAGACTGTTGAGAGTGCTTGACCTATCAAATGTTGACCTTTCTTCAAGTATGAATAGGTTGCCTGATGCCTTTGGAAAGTTGATTCGCTTGAGGTACTTGCGATTGTGTTACACACATGCAAAGCTTCCATCATCCATAGAGAGGTTGCAGAGCCTACAGACCTTAGATTTAGGGTGGAGTCCAACATCTCATTGGTCAGATATAGCTATTGGTGCTTTATCCAAGCTGACACAATTAAGGCACTTGTTTTTAAGTGTTTCATACTGGAATGGTTTGGATAGAGAGGTTGTAAATAATTTGCCTCGAATTGACACCCTAACCAACCTCCAGACTCTAAGGTCGGTGAATGCCCTTGTttggaaacaaaatgagattACCAATTTGATCAATCTCCGAGATCTTGAGATTTTTGGAATAGAGACATCAGATGTGGGGTGGTTGTTGTTATCAATCGCTAAGTTGAACAAAATTCAATCATTGCAACTTCAATTATCAAATAATGAATCTACGGAGAAGTATGGATTTCCAACGTTGGTACCCCTGTCCTATTGTCATCACCTTCGAGATCTGATTTTATGGGGAAAGATAGAAAGGCTACCCAGAAAATCCGTACCATGA
- the LOC122648952 gene encoding uncharacterized protein LOC122648952 isoform X2, whose amino-acid sequence MEAKSGRSRPRAVFMAFGTKGDVYPIAAIAAAFAIDQQQYNVVLITHSAHKNLSAELATKNVSYFPISTPSVLSASQENSSGSVDFPFSLQKKLITVKHRQECLSAMERIFDDGPNMENDFIAINFFALEGWNLAELFRVRCVIAAPYVVPYSAPSSFECQFRNEFPLLYKYLQEVPTGKVCWKDVIHWMWPLFTEEWGSWRSAALNLSPCPFTDPVTDLPMWHDWPQSPLLLYGFSREVVECPGYWPSNIRVCGFWFLPTEWQFSCNNCKEISALLSSGHLRTKNEMCPQHADLEYFLKTPASVLPIFLGLSSIGSMGFLTNPRAFLRVIEVVLGITSYRFILFTAGYEPLDAAAQEIAAEMGSFSNQGPDSKDGILLFSGRLFCFSGAIPYNWLFPRCALAIHHGVDRLQKHYVQEFHRYCAHSCWINSIGQRGCSGLELHQNHCKRDTCFQMMMIW is encoded by the exons ATGGAGGCAAAGAGCGGGAGGAGCAGACCTCGAGCTGTGTTCATGGCGTTTGGGACCAAAGGCGACGTTTATCCTATCGCT GCCATCGCTGCAGCTTTTGCAATTGATCAACAACAATACAATGTCGTGCTAATCACTCATTCTGCTCACAAG AATTTAAGTGCAGAGTTGGCAACAAAAAATGTTTCCTATTTCCCAATTTCGACTCCATCTGTTCTTTCTGCTAGTCAGGAAAATTCCTCTG GCTCTGTGGATTTCCCATTTTCTctgcaaaaaaaattaattacagtAAAGCATAGACAAGAATGCTTGTCTGCAATGGAAAGGATCTTTGATGATGGACCAAACATGGAGAATGATTTTATTGCGATAAATTTCTTTGCACTG GAAGGATGGAATCTTGCAGAACTGTTTCGGGTTCGCTGTGTTATTGCAGCACCTTATGTTGTACCTTACAG TGCACCTTCATCATTTGAATGCCAATTCAGAAATGAGTTTCCCCTATTGTATAAATATCTCCAAGAAGTTCCTACTGGCAAG GTGTGCTGGAAAGATGTGATACATTGGATGTGGCCACTTTTCACAGAAGAATGGGGCTCATGGAGAAGTGCTGCTTTGAATCTAAGCCCTTGTCCCTTCACG GATCCTGTAACAGATCTTCCCATGTGGCATGACTGGCCTCAATCCCCTCTGCTGCT GTATGGATTTAGCAGAGAAGTTGTGGAATGCCCAG GTTATTGGCCATCAAACATCCGAGTGTGTGGCTTTTGGTTTCTTCCCACTGAATGGCAATTTTCGTGTAACAACTGCAAAGAAATTTCAGCTCTATTGTCTTCAGGGCATCTTAGAACAAAGAATGAAATGTGTCCACAGCATGCTGATTTGGAATATTTTCTGAAGACTCCTGCCTCGGTTTTACCTATATTTTTAGGGTTAAGTTCTATTGGGAG CATGGGTTTTCTAACAAATCCTCGAGCATTTCTTCGAGTAATTGAAGTAGTTTTAGGGATCACAAGTTATAGATTCATCCTTTTCACAGCTGGCTATGAACCTTTGGATGCTGCCGCCCAAGAGATAGCTGCTGAGATGGGATCATTCTCCAATCAAGGGCCTGACAGTAAGGATGGAATACTCCTTTTCAGTGGTCGTCTCTTCTGCTTTTCTGG TGCTATACCATACAACTGGCTGTTTCCAAGATGTGCGTTAGCAATTCATCATGGGG TGGATCGACTGCAGAAGCACTACGTGCAGGAATTCCACAG GTACTGTGCCCATTCATGCTGGATCAATTCTATTGGGCAGAGAGGATGTTCTGGATTGGAGTTGCACCAGAACCATTGCAAAAGAGATACTTGCTTCCAGATGATGATGATCTGGTGA
- the LOC122648952 gene encoding sterol 3-beta-glucosyltransferase UGT80B1 isoform X1 — MEAKSGRSRPRAVFMAFGTKGDVYPIAAIAAAFAIDQQQYNVVLITHSAHKNLSAELATKNVSYFPISTPSVLSASQENSSGSVDFPFSLQKKLITVKHRQECLSAMERIFDDGPNMENDFIAINFFALEGWNLAELFRVRCVIAAPYVVPYSAPSSFECQFRNEFPLLYKYLQEVPTGKVCWKDVIHWMWPLFTEEWGSWRSAALNLSPCPFTDPVTDLPMWHDWPQSPLLLYGFSREVVECPGYWPSNIRVCGFWFLPTEWQFSCNNCKEISALLSSGHLRTKNEMCPQHADLEYFLKTPASVLPIFLGLSSIGSMGFLTNPRAFLRVIEVVLGITSYRFILFTAGYEPLDAAAQEIAAEMGSFSNQGPDSKDGILLFSGRLFCFSGAIPYNWLFPRCALAIHHGGSGSTAEALRAGIPQVLCPFMLDQFYWAERMFWIGVAPEPLQKRYLLPDDDDLVSIRQAANGLSNAINSALSPKIKEFASEIAQRISSEDGVGKAVRFLKEEVISLSRSED, encoded by the exons ATGGAGGCAAAGAGCGGGAGGAGCAGACCTCGAGCTGTGTTCATGGCGTTTGGGACCAAAGGCGACGTTTATCCTATCGCT GCCATCGCTGCAGCTTTTGCAATTGATCAACAACAATACAATGTCGTGCTAATCACTCATTCTGCTCACAAG AATTTAAGTGCAGAGTTGGCAACAAAAAATGTTTCCTATTTCCCAATTTCGACTCCATCTGTTCTTTCTGCTAGTCAGGAAAATTCCTCTG GCTCTGTGGATTTCCCATTTTCTctgcaaaaaaaattaattacagtAAAGCATAGACAAGAATGCTTGTCTGCAATGGAAAGGATCTTTGATGATGGACCAAACATGGAGAATGATTTTATTGCGATAAATTTCTTTGCACTG GAAGGATGGAATCTTGCAGAACTGTTTCGGGTTCGCTGTGTTATTGCAGCACCTTATGTTGTACCTTACAG TGCACCTTCATCATTTGAATGCCAATTCAGAAATGAGTTTCCCCTATTGTATAAATATCTCCAAGAAGTTCCTACTGGCAAG GTGTGCTGGAAAGATGTGATACATTGGATGTGGCCACTTTTCACAGAAGAATGGGGCTCATGGAGAAGTGCTGCTTTGAATCTAAGCCCTTGTCCCTTCACG GATCCTGTAACAGATCTTCCCATGTGGCATGACTGGCCTCAATCCCCTCTGCTGCT GTATGGATTTAGCAGAGAAGTTGTGGAATGCCCAG GTTATTGGCCATCAAACATCCGAGTGTGTGGCTTTTGGTTTCTTCCCACTGAATGGCAATTTTCGTGTAACAACTGCAAAGAAATTTCAGCTCTATTGTCTTCAGGGCATCTTAGAACAAAGAATGAAATGTGTCCACAGCATGCTGATTTGGAATATTTTCTGAAGACTCCTGCCTCGGTTTTACCTATATTTTTAGGGTTAAGTTCTATTGGGAG CATGGGTTTTCTAACAAATCCTCGAGCATTTCTTCGAGTAATTGAAGTAGTTTTAGGGATCACAAGTTATAGATTCATCCTTTTCACAGCTGGCTATGAACCTTTGGATGCTGCCGCCCAAGAGATAGCTGCTGAGATGGGATCATTCTCCAATCAAGGGCCTGACAGTAAGGATGGAATACTCCTTTTCAGTGGTCGTCTCTTCTGCTTTTCTGG TGCTATACCATACAACTGGCTGTTTCCAAGATGTGCGTTAGCAATTCATCATGGGGGTAG TGGATCGACTGCAGAAGCACTACGTGCAGGAATTCCACAG GTACTGTGCCCATTCATGCTGGATCAATTCTATTGGGCAGAGAGGATGTTCTGGATTGGAGTTGCACCAGAACCATTGCAAAAGAGATACTTGCTTCCAGATGATGATGATCTGGTGAGCATTAGGCAAGCTGCAAATGGGCTATCAAATGCTATAAATTCTGCTTTATCTccgaaaataaaagaatttgcATCAGAGATTGCTCAAAGAATTTCATCGGAG GATGGAGTCGGCAAAGCTGTGAGGTTCTTGAAGGAAGAGGTGATCTCTCTTAGTAGAAGTGAAGATTGA